A genomic window from Malassezia vespertilionis chromosome 6, complete sequence includes:
- the DTD1 gene encoding D-tyrosyl-tRNA(Tyr) deacylase (BUSCO:EOG09264ZQC; COG:J; EggNog:ENOG503P37W), which translates to MRAVLQRVKQASVHVDGKLVSSIGPGILALIGVSQEDTPEQIDTLVRKMLTIRLWPEGALANGAASSGPETRLWRANVAEFGGEILCVSQFTLHAKLKGTRPDFHAAMGGEQARVFYDAILSKLQKEYIADKIQDGEFGAMMDVALINDGPVTIALDTLEKK; encoded by the exons ATGCGTGCTGTGTTGCAGCGCGTCAAGCAGGCATCCGTGCACG TGGATGGAAAGCTTGTATCTAGCATTGGTCCCGGCATACTTGCGCTTATCGGTGTATCCCAGGAGGATACGCCGGAGCAAATAGATACTCTTGTTCGCAAAATGCTTACCATTCGGCTCTGGCCTGAgggcgcgcttgccaaCGGTGCAGCCAGCAGCGGGCCTGAGACAAGGCTGTGGCGCGCCAACGTTGCCGAATTTGGCGGCGAGATATTGTGTG TATCGCAATTTACGCTGCATGCAAAATTAAAAGGCACACGCCCCGACTTTCACGCTGCGATGGGCGGCGAGCAGGCGAGAGTATTTTACGATGCGATCCTTTCCAAGCTCCAAAAAGAATACATTGCAGACAAAATCCAGG ATGGTGAATTTGGCGCAATGATGGACGTTGCTTTGATCAATGACG GCCCGGTTACGATCG CACTCGACACGTTGGAAAAGAAATAG
- the BNA5_2 gene encoding kynureninase (EggNog:ENOG503NUB7; COG:E) — MDATQSMGANTAELQNDLLRMCVLCATSLEGIHPSYAPQETVEKEALTLDGAALSTQIYRDLLTILQATQKNVTGLSIAMRPAKNAGFYESPLSSLDAESVAAAGALLKTMATENVPQLSFIANLAQKHQRVYALTEEAARDMTTEEARKLGATVVYGSKAKGPVNLGASLSRVYGREVRKAAEEIVLLIAQLCQSFMDVRTRSVLGKAQTKRSGATQGAMPAPTREASLALTQQISNACDGFAGSGKGQDAYITRIPKDKKEAMLKQWKQAQVMLDDGRSELRDALEEEDDDGVMDAGLDSSNAFEDMAALIPAELHPFAVAVSKLLVHGDAAQKAARSALGKGTEPLDYDAVNDSLGALVEQQDELVASILYGEDAQEDEADENGTLAHSVLAYVASCDQLLDTVHAPNTVRCDARAPLASAQREALACIEDTLINKE; from the coding sequence ATGGACGCGACGCAGTCCATGGGCGCCAACACGGCGGAGTTGCAGAATGATCTGCTGCGCATGTGTGTGCTGTGCGCCACATCTTTGGAAGGGATCCATCCAAGTTATGCACCGCAAGAAACGGTCGAGAAAGAGGCACTCACGCTTgacggcgccgcactgAGTACCCAAATTTACCGCGATTTGCTTACCATTCTGCAAGCTACACAAAAAAACGTAACGGGGCTGTCGATTGCGATGCGGCCGGCAAAAAATGCTGGATTTTATGAATCTCCTTTGTCGAGCCTTGACGCGGAAAGTGTGGCAGCTGCAGGGGCGCTTTTAAAAACCATGGCGACAGAAAATGTACCACAGCTTAGTTTTATTGCAAATTTGGCGCAGAAACACCAGCGTGTGTATGCGCTGACCGAAGAGGCCGCAAGAGATATGACAACGGAGGAGGCTcgcaagcttggcgcgacGGTCGTGTATGGCAGCAAAGCCAAAGGGCCCGTGAACCTTGGTGCTTCGCTTAGTCGCGTCTATGGCCGCGAGGTTCGTAAAGCCGCCGAGGAGATTGTATTGTTAATTGCGCAACTGTGTCAGAGCTTTATGGATGTACGCACACGCTCGGTCCTGGGAAAGGCACAAACAAAGCGCTCCGGTGCCACACAGGGAGCAATGCCTGCTCCGACAAGGGAGGCTTCGCTCGCATTGACGCAGCAGATTTCGAACGCCTGCGATGGATTTGCTGGGTCTGGGAAAGGGCAGGATGCGTACATTACACGCATACCGAAAGATAAAAAAGAGGCTATGTTGAAACAATGGAAACAAGCACAGGTTATGCTGGACGATGGCCGCAGTGAActgcgcgatgcactggaagaagaggatGACGACGGAGTTATGGATGCCGGACTTGACAGTTCAAATGCATTTGAAGACATGGCTGCACTGATCCCTGCGGAGCTGCATCCTTTTGCGGTAGCTGTGTCCAAGCTGCTTGTGCACGGCGATGCGGCAcaaaaagcagcgcgcagtgcacttGGCAAGGGGACCGAGCCGCTGGATTACGATGCAGTGAACGATTCATTgggcgcgcttgtcgagcagcaggATGAGCTTGTGGCTTCTATACTTTATGGGGAGGATGCACAAGAGGATGAGGCCGATGAAAATGGAACGCTGGCGCACTCCGTATTGGCCTACGTCGCGTCGTGCGACCAATTGCTGGACACCGTGCACGCACCAAACACTGTGCGCTGTGATGCTCGTGCACCGCTCGCctctgcgcagcgcgaggcgcttgcatgCATAGAGGACACGCTTATAAATAAAGAGTAG
- the cwf16 gene encoding Pre-mRNA-splicing factor cwf16 (EggNog:ENOG503NV3K; COG:S; BUSCO:EOG092655M5) produces MSERKVINKYIPPDFDPNKSTRRKGGGGGQKSVRLMAPYSMRCNRCGEFIYRGKKFNARKEVVRDQDYYGIKIFRFYIKCPRCSSEITFKTDPKNTDYAAEHGATRNFEPWHDDDAKQGDAKLIVDDKVEEELDPMKALEKRQTETQREMEIHDALQDIRTRNARLERVDPDTVLEQVGQKRKALQDSVPVQRAEEEEQDEELVRRFFPKEHVQKPPTELNNDEVVPDATSLLNDTTRHQLQAMAKPKPTPRKRRGPNALGLVRK; encoded by the coding sequence ATGTCGGAACGCAAAGTGATTAACAAATATATCCCGCCAGACTTTGACCCAAACAAGTCAACCAGGCGcaaaggcggcggcggaggcCAAAAGTCTGTGCGTCTCATGGCGCCATATAGCATGCGATGCAACCGGTGCGGCGAATTTATTTATCGAGGCAAAAAGTTcaacgcgcgcaaagaggtAGTGCGAGACCAGGACTACTATGGTATCAAGATCTTTCGCTTCTACATCAAGTGCCCACGGTGCAGCTCGGAAATAACTTTCAAAACCGATCCAAAAAATACAGACTATGCCGCTGAGCACGGCGCAACGCGCAACTTTGAGCCGTGgcacgacgacgatgcaaAGCAAGGGGACGCAAAGCTCATCGTGGACGATAAAGTGGAGGAGGAGCTTGATCCGATGAAAGCGCTTGAAAAAAGACAGACTGAGACGCAGCGTGAAATGGAGATTCACGATGCATTGCAGGATATCCGAACTCGGAATGCACGCCTGGAGCGTGTCGATCCTGATACTGTGCTCGAACAGGTCGGACAAAAGCGCAAGGCATTGCAGGATTCAGTGCCAGTGCAGCGAgccgaggaggaggagcaaGACGAAGAGCTCGTGCGTCGGTTCTTCCCGAAAGAACATGTGCAGAAACCGCCAACGGAGTTAAACAACGACGAAGTGGTGCCGGACGCGACAAGCCTCCTAAACGACACAACCCGGCATCAACTTCAGGCAATGGCGAAGCCAAAGCCTACGCCGCGAAAACGGCGGGGGCCAAACGCACTTGGCCTTGTGCGCAAGTAA
- a CDS encoding uncharacterized protein (TransMembrane:1 (o12-31i)) — protein sequence MNSDAGPNIGAQALAGVLTVLAVLLAMRTAYRTIRSTVSLTLWLLKWGVVLWLEHAFQLVDSAFYSSMTRTQRTNDEASLHELASSLGLEDMLDSVLTFQDPETKPKREKKRNPFWK from the exons ATGAACAGCGACGCAGGACCGAACAttggcgcacaggcacTGGCGGGTGTGCTCACTGTGCTTGCAGTACTGCTTGCTATGCGCACTGCATATCGCACCATCCGAAGTACTGTGTCGCTAACGCTGTGGTTGTTGAAATGGGGCGTAGTGCT ATGGCTCGAGCATGCATTCCAGCTTGTCGACAGTGCATTCTATTCTTCGAT GACGCGCACGCAGAGAACAAACGATGAGGCATCGCTGCATGAGCTCGCCTCGTCGCTAGGTCTCGAAGATATGCTCGATTCTGTGCTTACATTTCAAGACCCCGAAACAAAACCGAAGCGCGAAAAGAAACGGAACCCGTTTTGGAAATAA
- the PBP1 gene encoding poly(A)-binding protein binding protein (BUSCO:EOG09262HQM; EggNog:ENOG503NVG9; TransMembrane:1 (i39-56o); COG:A), translated as MAWGVKQSGRAGKSGEMARTRAPSKVLERRVNDPMRDKLVSLLSMLIGQMVTVTLLNGSRYVGILSGALTDAAEMGVLLSAGQALNPAADGIELGEVQGSVLIPGSEIAEVDASGTRMSTAEQLRALQQSITKSKPTGFRTDTEISGTQQSDGRTLQRWDEPEALETGAESLSLSGSTTGWDQFAANEAQFGVKSNYEESIYTTKLDRTRRDFKQREREADKVAREIMSQSAGNTHLAEERNQVEAVEINEEDKYGAVVRDSVKPVQSQDLEKETNPSGRALTADFRQFVSKERDRLVVRKAELAQKEKQNRLSDLKEWAQSFRLKTPVPADMSALRAQPIQKKDHQTASLDAAPKKLSAKTPSFNPQASSFTPGVRTFAPAAPSKPDVPEHPFFGAKQLMNLGSSARVMMDFRPSQSTRQPEPTVVTAWWPYNGAPFRQQIASSSAMRVESFGEGAPMGMPRPPMIPIMGMYHAQNPALAGMQRQAASSPTTRGGKSPRAPPHMIRPLNVPQNGVPAEQQPYTLMYPYAQHPFPAQPSYALDGTVPMSPGGPMMYGAMSPPAVVAQVSFPAPMAQMPPPGAMQGASPGVPFTSGQRRGSPVKAHAVPGTLHSGRRNSAHSGRGGGELEHKSSFPHIEGQKADGGNTSSDT; from the coding sequence ATGGCTTGGGGCGTCAAACAATCCGGTCGAGCGGGAAAGAGCGGGGAAATGGCGCGCACACGTGCGCCCAGCAAGGTACTTGAGCGCAGAGTTAACGATCCTATGCGTGACAAGTTGGTGAGCCTCTTGTCGATGCTCATTGGGCAGATGGTCACTGTCACACTTCTGAATGGGAGTCGCTACGTGGGAATTTTATCCGGCGCACTGACAGATGCTGCTGAGATGGGTGTGCTACTCTCGGCAGGCCAGGCACTTAATCCAGCAGCGGATGGAATTGAGCTGGGCGAAGTGCAGGGATCAGTCCTGATCCCTGGCTCGGAGATCGCCGAAGTGGATGCGAGTGGTACGCGCATGAGCACTGctgagcagctgcgtgcactgcaACAAAGCATAACTAAATCAAAACCCACTGGATTCCGTACCGACACGGAAAtcagcggcacgcagcaATCCGATGGCCGTacattgcagcgctgggaCGAACCTGAAGCGCTCGAGACCGGAGCTGAGTCTCTCTCCCTTTCAGGATCGACTACGGGCTGGGACCAGTTTGCCGCGAACGAAGCGCAGTTTGGCGTGAAATCGAACTACGAAGAGTCGATCTACACGACAAAACTCGACCGCACCCGCAGAGACTTTAAGCAGCGCGAACGCGAGGCTGACAAGGTTGCACGAGAGATTATGAGCCAGTCTGCTGGAAATACCCACTTAGCCGAAGAACGAAACCAGGTCGAGGCGGTGGAGATTAACGAGGAAGACAAATATGGTGCCGTTGTGCGCGATTCTGTTAAGCCTGTGCAATCTCAGGACCTCGAGAAGGAAACAAATCCTTCTGGGCGTGCACTTACTGCTGATTTCCGCCAGTTTGTTAGTAAGGAGCGCGATCGTTTGGTCGTGCGCAAAGCCGAGCTGGCACAAAAAGAAAAGCAAAATAGGCTTTCTGACCTAAAAGAATGGGCACAGTCGTTCCGTCTCAAGACACCCGTTCCGGCTGATATGAGCGCATTAAGGGCGCAACCTATACAAAAGAAGGACCACCAGACGGCGAGCCtggatgcagcgcccaaGAAGCTGAGCGCAAAGACGCCTTCCTTCAATCCACAAGCGTCTTCGTTTACGCCTGGCGTTCGCACTTTTGCtcctgcggcgccgtccAAGCCAGACGTGCCGGAGCACCCTTTCTTTGGTGCGAAGCAGCTCATGAATCTCGGCAGCAGTGCTCGTGTCATGATGGATTTTCGCCCTAGCCAGTCTACGAGGCAGCCTGAACCCACGGTCGTTACTGCATGGTGGCCGTACAACGGCGCACCATTCCGTCAGCAGATTGCGTCGAGCTCTGCCATGCGCGTCGAGTCGTTTGGCGAAGGTGCGCCTATGGGTATGCCCCGACCGCCCATGATTCCAATCATGGGTATGTATCACGCGCAGAACCCGGCTTTAGCTGGAATGCAGCGGCAGGCAGCATCGTCGCCGACGACACGCGGGGGCAAGTCacctcgcgcgccgccgcacatGATCCGGCCGCTCAATGTGCCGCAAAATGGCGTACCGGCAGAGCAGCAGCCGTACACGCTTATGTATCCATACGCCCAGCATCCATTTCCGGCACAGCCCTCGTATGCGCTGGATGGGACCGTGCCCATGTCGCCCGGAGGACCGATGATGTACGGCGCCATGTCTCCCCCCGCGGTAGTTGCACAGGTGTCATTCCCTGCACCGATGGCGCAGATGCCACCGCCAGGCGCAATGCAAGGCGCTTCTCCCGGCGTGCCTTTTACTAGTGGTCAGCGACGTGGAAGCCCAGTCAAAGCGCATGCCGTGCCAGGTACTTTGCACTCAGGACGACGGAACTCGGCGCACTCCGGACGCGGGGGTGGGGAGCTCGAGCACAAGAGCAGCTTTCCCCACATTGAAGGACAAAAAGCGGATGGGGGAAATACGTCGAGCGATACGTAG
- a CDS encoding uncharacterized protein (EggNog:ENOG503PM7F), translated as MESAGGPFGTPGAWAPLSAPDDLFLDALPSANMLPLSQMPLPSVDEAPAQTQENAARVSLLSSQFYDAVDPDTGSTYDALDAWVEPENGHMALSPELAPIARTPLRLHSGLPTLDHYASHLRMGGSFATENAQEGPVQDTGTGFPIGSALEIVGPPGVGKTAWALQMAVSERLTHTKYGIEAAYEDVGWPSPHEACDCAILAEWFEANVEPWCAQVVLVDTEGGMPLQRVLTTVRASVAARIDSDAVTSLLEHSADRETQSAILTKCIVHSVLRGLHLVRIASLGELLAFLGVAASTVLKVPGLPPRTSLLVLDSISFCLPLSTTKDEQRRRTDAMLHMLCALTTLRDSRIPEHDRLSVIVTSQMATRVPAKGGTESTMVPALLNAATPAMRGTFDTSVYDWGTSILGRSAWRFLLSYHGVRSQRYVSKRR; from the coding sequence ATGGAGTCGGCTGGCGGCCCTTTCGGCACGCCGGGCGCTTGGGCACCGCTGTCAGCGCCGGACGATTTGTTTCTTGATGCACTGCCGAGCGCGAATATGCTACCACTCTCACAAATGCCACTGCCATCTGTCGATGAGGCTCCTGCGCAAACGCAGGaaaatgctgcgcgcgtgtcgCTGCTTTCTTCGCAATTTTATGACGCGGTCGATCCCGATACAGGATCTACAtacgatgcgctcgatgcaTGGGTTGAGCCAGAAAATGGTCATATGGCGCTAAGCCccgagcttgcgccgaTTGCACGAACGCCCCTACGGCTCCATTCTGGTCTTCCCACACTCGACCATTACGCCTCGCATCTCCGCATGGGTGGCTCGTTTGCCACAGAAAATGCGCAAGAAGGGCCTGTGCAGGATACGGGTACGGGGTTTCCCATTGGCTCTGCCCTGGAAATAGTTGGGCCACCGGGGGTGGGAAAAACTGcatgggcgctgcagatggCCGTCTCGGAGCGGCTCACGCATACCAAGTACGGGATCGAGGCTGCATATGAAGATGTCGGCTGGCCATCGCCACACGAGGCTTGCGATTGTGCTATATTAGCCGAGTGGTTCGAAGCCAATGTCGAGCCGTGGTGTGCCCAAGTCGTGCTGGTTGATACCGAAGGCGGTATGcctttgcagcgcgtcttgaCCACGGTGCGTGCGAGCGTAGCGGCGCGGATAGACAGCGACGCAGTCACCTCGCTTTTGGAACACTCCGCGGATCGAGAAACACAAAGCGCGATCCTTACGAAGTGTATTGTACATTCTGTCCTGCGTGGACTGCACCTGGTTCGCATCGCATCcctcggcgagctgcttgcctTTCTCGGCGTAGCGGCCAGCACTGTACTTAAAGTGCCGGGTCTTCCACCACGAACTtcgctgcttgtgcttgaCTCGATTTCGTTTTGTCTTCCGCTGAGTACGACCAAGGACGagcagcgtcggcgcacGGATGCTATGCTGCACATGCTTTGTGCATTGACGACATTGCGAGATAGTCGCATCCCGGAGCACGATAGGCTGTCAGTGATTGTCACATCGCAAATGGCAACGCGCGTACCGGCAAAGGGCGGCACAGAGTCGACTATGGTGCCTGCGCTGTTGAATGCAGCTACGCCTGCAATGCGCGGTACGTTTGATACTTCTGTGTACGATTGGGGCACGAGTATTCTAGGGCGCAGTGCGTGGCGATTTCTATTATCTTACCACGGCGTGCGGTCACAACGGTACGTTTCGAAAAGACGCTGA
- a CDS encoding inositol-phosphate phosphatase (COG:G; EggNog:ENOG503NW73), translating to MSLDLQQVFDFAIQLSFRAGKAITEGSETRFKNAAGFDEKKNTADLVTETDQNTEKLVRDAIQAKYPDHEFIGEESWAAGDEGALTDAPTWIIDPIDGTTNFVKGMPHVCISIGFVYNSVPTIGVIYAPFMGQLFAGRKGHGAFMTSSMHPERHALPLAKPLPFVSLKQALVAFEWGSDRSNTVMEKKSRTFKRLAGDSANGVDGGEMVLGVRSMGSAALNFAHVACGSLDSYWEIGCWAWDVCAGIVIAGEAGCAVVGSKEQARGAVQSGEWPPAVTPAVLTGRKYLVVRGMDSTPKEPSADAQKRYIRTFYNAVDEWDP from the exons ATGTCGTTGGATCTGCAACAAGTGTTTGATTTTGCGATTCAGCTGTCCTTTCGCGCAGGAAAAGCGATTACCGAAGGGTCCGAAACACGGTTCAAAAACGCCG CCGGCTTCGACGAGAAGAAGAACACGGCTGACTTGGTCACCGAGACGGATCAAAACACAGAGAAGTTGGTGCGTGATGCGATTCAGGCCAAGTACCCCGACCATGA ATTTATTGGCGAGGAGAGCTGGGCTGCCGGCGATGAGGGCGCACTGACTGATGCGCCTACCTGGATCATTGATCCCATTGACGGCACGACCAACTTTGTGAAAGGCATGCCCCATGTGTGCATCTCGATTGGATTTGTGTATAATAGCGTGCCTACGATCGGTGTGATTTATGCACCGTTCATGGGCCAGCTATTCGCCGGACGCAAAGGCCACGGCGCGTTTATGACAAGCTCGATGCACCCCGAGCGCCATGCCCTCCCGCTTGCCAAGCCGCTTCCGTTTGTCAGCTTGAAGCAGGCTTTGGTCGCATTTGAGTGGGGCTCAGACCGCTCCAACACTGTGATGGAGAAGAAATCTCGCACGTTCAAGCGTTTGGCTGGCGATTCTGCCAATGGCGTAGACGGCGGCGAAATGGTCCTTGGCGTGCGCTCTATGGGCTCTGCAGCCCTCAACTTTGCACACGTCGCATGCGGCTCGCTTGATTCCTACTGGGAGATTGGATGCTGGGCGTGGGATGTGTGTGCTGGAATTGTGATTGCAGGCGAGGCTGGATGTGCCGTCGTTGGCTCCAAAGAGCAGGCGCGTGGTGCTGTGCAAAGCGGCGAATGGCCGCCGGCTGTCACACCCGCCGTTCTGACGGGCCGCAAGTACCTTGTTGTGCGTGGCATGGACAGCACGCCGAAGGAGCCGAGTGCAGATGCGCAGAAGCGCTACATCCGCACGTTTTACAATGCAGTAGACGAGTGGGATCCGTAG